The proteins below come from a single bacterium genomic window:
- a CDS encoding PilT/PilU family type 4a pilus ATPase has protein sequence MTAPTNILDIRRLLQVMNDHEASDLYVTVGSPPAYRINGIVRPAGSTVLSPEATEALSLSIMNEKQQQEFLRSNELTLSLYYKNFGRYRASVFIQKGFIGLVIRRIKDKIPAFEELGLPPILQDLSMAKRGLVLVVGATGSGKSTSLASMIDYRNTNQAGHIICVEDPIEFVHEHKKSLVTQREVGIDTTDFHIALRSALRQAPDVIMIGEVRDEETMRAAITYAETGHLCFATLHSNNTYQAMERIMNFFPPAQHKQIYLQLSLNIRGIVSQRLIRTVDSKRIPAVEIMLGSPRVKDLIYKGEIGSLKEAIEKSTNLGMQSFDQHLYELYQAGRISLEEALKNADSANNLRLRIKLTTDDSYDDVPNSPFTGTPAPTVAPVEEDTTEDSVLKPITKQEPLKIQFD, from the coding sequence ATGACAGCACCAACAAACATTCTCGATATTAGACGCTTACTTCAAGTCATGAACGATCACGAGGCCTCTGACCTCTATGTCACAGTCGGCAGCCCTCCAGCCTATCGTATTAATGGCATTGTCAGGCCGGCAGGATCGACTGTCTTGTCACCCGAAGCGACAGAAGCCTTGTCACTCAGCATCATGAACGAAAAACAACAGCAGGAATTTTTACGTTCAAATGAATTAACTTTGAGCTTGTATTACAAAAATTTTGGCCGCTACCGCGCCAGTGTCTTCATTCAAAAAGGCTTTATCGGACTCGTGATCCGCCGCATTAAAGATAAAATCCCAGCATTTGAAGAACTTGGACTCCCCCCAATTCTACAGGACTTATCAATGGCCAAGCGCGGGCTTGTGCTCGTCGTGGGCGCAACCGGATCAGGTAAATCAACTTCACTCGCCTCAATGATTGATTATCGTAACACCAATCAAGCGGGACACATTATCTGCGTTGAAGACCCAATTGAATTTGTCCACGAACATAAAAAATCTCTTGTCACTCAGCGCGAAGTCGGAATCGATACAACTGATTTCCATATCGCACTACGCTCGGCACTACGCCAAGCACCCGATGTAATTATGATCGGCGAAGTGCGCGATGAAGAAACTATGCGTGCTGCAATTACATACGCCGAAACTGGACATCTTTGCTTTGCAACCTTGCACTCAAATAACACTTACCAAGCAATGGAACGAATCATGAACTTCTTTCCACCAGCTCAACACAAACAAATTTACTTACAATTGAGCCTAAATATTCGCGGAATCGTCAGCCAACGCTTGATTCGCACTGTCGATAGCAAACGTATCCCTGCAGTTGAAATTATGCTCGGCAGCCCGCGCGTAAAAGACTTAATCTACAAGGGCGAAATTGGCTCACTCAAAGAAGCAATCGAAAAAAGCACAAACTTAGGCATGCAGTCCTTCGATCAACATCTCTACGAACTTTATCAAGCTGGCCGTATCAGCCTCGAAGAAGCGCTGAAAAATGCTGATAGCGCAAATAACTTGCGACTTCGTATTAAACTCACAACAGATGATAGCTACGATGACGTACCCAACAGTCCCTTTACAGGCACACCAGCTCCAACTGTAGCCCCAGTCGAAGAAGATACAACCGAGGACTCCGTGCTTAAACCAATTACTAAACAAGAACCCCTCAAAATCCAATTCGACTAA
- a CDS encoding type IV pilus twitching motility protein PilT, whose protein sequence is MDIAQLLMFSQQQKGSDLHISAGEPPIIRIHGEMKRIKMPNLTEEDTHRLLYDIMNDHQRKVFEETSDIDFSIEVGEESRFRVNIFRQKRGLGAVFRTIPTKILTMQDLNLPPSLAEFTRKPKGLILVTGPTGSGKSTTLAAMIDFLNSDFEGHILTIEDPIEFVHQSKKCLINQREIGPHTKSFATALKAALREDPDVILVGEMRDLETIQLALTAAETGHLVFGTLHTSSAPKTVDRIIDVFPPAQQAQIRAMLSESIEAIITQTLVPKIGGGRAAALEVMTGSTAVRNLVREGKIHQIPGVMQTSQNVGMRTMDMALIELFQKGVISRETAIEASGNINLFAESNNPTGGKQAGAHR, encoded by the coding sequence ATGGATATCGCACAATTATTAATGTTTTCTCAACAGCAAAAGGGCTCTGACTTACATATCAGCGCCGGGGAACCACCAATCATCCGTATTCACGGCGAAATGAAGCGTATTAAAATGCCAAATCTCACCGAGGAAGACACACATCGCCTGCTCTACGACATCATGAACGACCATCAACGTAAGGTTTTTGAAGAAACCAGCGATATCGACTTCTCTATTGAAGTCGGCGAAGAGTCTCGTTTTCGTGTTAATATTTTCCGTCAGAAACGCGGCCTGGGAGCAGTCTTCAGAACAATTCCAACAAAAATCTTAACCATGCAAGATCTGAATCTACCTCCTTCGCTTGCAGAATTTACTCGCAAACCTAAAGGCCTGATTCTGGTAACTGGTCCAACAGGCTCTGGTAAATCAACAACGCTTGCGGCAATGATCGACTTCCTCAATAGCGACTTTGAAGGTCACATCTTAACCATCGAAGACCCTATCGAATTCGTGCACCAGTCCAAAAAATGCTTGATCAACCAACGCGAAATCGGACCGCATACAAAATCATTCGCAACCGCCCTTAAAGCCGCACTACGTGAAGACCCAGACGTCATTCTCGTCGGCGAAATGCGTGACTTGGAAACAATCCAACTCGCCTTAACAGCCGCTGAAACTGGTCACTTAGTTTTCGGAACACTCCACACCTCAAGTGCGCCAAAAACAGTTGACCGTATTATCGACGTATTTCCTCCGGCACAACAAGCACAGATTCGCGCCATGCTTTCTGAGTCAATTGAAGCAATCATCACCCAAACATTAGTGCCTAAAATTGGCGGAGGCCGTGCTGCCGCTCTAGAAGTCATGACCGGTTCAACCGCTGTGCGAAACCTTGTCCGCGAAGGAAAAATTCACCAAATTCCTGGTGTGATGCAAACCAGCCAAAATGTCGGCATGCGCACAATGGATATGGCTTTAATCGAACTCTTTCAAAAGGGTGTAATTTCTCGTGAAACTGCGATTGAGGCCTCTGGCAATATTAATCTTTTTGCCGAATCTAATAATCCAACAGGAGGCAAACAGGCAGGAGCTCATCGTTAA
- the tpx gene encoding thiol peroxidase, with amino-acid sequence MNTSNTNITFKGNPTTVRGKALTVGATLPKFKLVGTDMKDVTNETFAGKVLVLSVVPSLDTPVCSIQTKHLSQDAAEFGDKAVVLTVSLDLPFAQKRWCGAEGVTNVVTASDYKYRNFGDDFGAYLTDLGLLARALFVVDQAGTIRHLEYVPEVAQEPDYNAALKVVRELL; translated from the coding sequence ATGAATACAAGCAATACAAATATTACATTTAAAGGCAATCCAACAACTGTGCGAGGAAAAGCATTAACGGTTGGAGCGACACTACCAAAGTTCAAGCTCGTCGGTACAGACATGAAAGATGTCACCAACGAAACATTTGCTGGAAAAGTCCTAGTACTCTCGGTAGTACCAAGCTTAGATACACCAGTTTGCTCAATTCAAACTAAACACCTGAGTCAGGATGCTGCTGAATTTGGCGACAAAGCAGTAGTTTTAACTGTCAGCCTTGACTTGCCCTTTGCGCAAAAGCGTTGGTGTGGGGCAGAGGGCGTGACCAATGTTGTGACTGCGAGTGACTATAAGTATCGTAATTTTGGAGATGATTTCGGTGCATATCTGACAGACTTGGGATTGCTTGCTCGGGCATTATTTGTTGTTGATCAAGCAGGAACGATTCGTCATCTTGAATATGTTCCAGAAGTTGCTCAGGAACCTGACTATAACGCCGCCCTTAAAGTTGTGCGCGAGTTGCTCTAA
- the mfd gene encoding transcription-repair coupling factor — protein sequence MNSAYSNVTLAQAAYYSAARQRKNQARSILVIVPDTDQAEKLFSDLEFFSGSEAARRPLLFPAWDALPFDEVSPSIDVSATRLATTNAIAQGSSIVIAPIAALVQKVISPSVIEAQSLRLDAESEYSLEKLIAGLDALGYQRASLVEEVGQYAARGMVVDFFPLNLKTGTNLPIRVQFFADLIERISSFDAESQRTVEKLSSVEILPVKEFLIWPTQSEENLNSEQQLSAGLERIRKRGLELEVPRSKIEEVTTAIANQETYAGLEHLQGLIAESSLVPLLSIFPRDTEVIIYDRRSVEKVAQDFSEIVNERYQKAVATLRLVASVEAHYLAVQEVLSELLQRTDLELESLSLVTSTTDASEVADRIGRRNTLIQAASTKAKHQERPLEGLVQEIKRLGNSGFRIALISPSTVRMQRLKHLFAEYNLPIEEFTGSFPAWLASSAPLSILEGYLSEGFTSTADRLQIISEAEIFPQLRGRRAGKLTAKRASSVKKILGSLAQLQVDDFVVHEDHGIGLYRGLREIVVEGKIGDFLFLEYAEEARLFVPVEQIARIEKYIGAEGSKPVLNRLGGRVWEKQKKQVQEKVTVLAGKLINLYAARSVAQGISLGTPTTEDEAFAETFPYAETPDQLNAITAVLEDLGRTQPMDRLVCGDVGFGKTEVALRAAFRSVQAGKQVAVLVPTTILAEQHQRTFSERFADFAYNVESLSRFQGAEKNKQTLAALAEGKVDIVIGTHRLLQKDVEFKDLGLVIIDEEHRFGVQHKEKLKSLRQEVHILTLTATPIPRTLHMSLLGLRDLSVIETAPHDRQVIQTFLMPYSATVLREALLRELGRSGQAFIIHNRVADIQAVAQEISGFVPEAKIAFAHGQMPERELEAIMHRFVQGEIDVLVSTTIVESGLDIPNANTIIILESDKFGLAELYQLRGRVGRSTRRAFAYLFISDSTSLSKDAKKRLDVLQSLDDLGVGFRLALQDMEIRGAGNLLGKDQSGSVELVGFELYTKILAEAIDHLRTGQTTDEDQQAALTIDPEIKVGFPAHIPADYIPDVGERLSLYQRLAACKSEAEAAEYLFEIEDRFGRVPVEVVGLIELMAFRAILQQAGITTARGTGHSLTIYFHERAAVNREKLIQVAQQSPSYLKLSPQGSITLQLDQEIQSVQDYSKALKEFLAVGIMQKDCN from the coding sequence GTGAATTCCGCATATAGTAACGTTACGTTGGCGCAGGCAGCCTATTATAGCGCAGCCAGGCAACGCAAAAATCAAGCGCGCTCAATCCTGGTGATCGTGCCCGACACGGATCAGGCTGAGAAGTTATTTTCTGATCTAGAATTTTTCAGCGGGAGTGAGGCCGCAAGACGTCCCTTGCTTTTTCCTGCCTGGGATGCGTTGCCATTTGATGAAGTTTCCCCAAGTATTGATGTCTCAGCGACGCGATTAGCAACCACAAATGCAATTGCCCAAGGCAGCTCAATCGTGATCGCACCGATTGCTGCTCTTGTACAGAAAGTCATTTCACCCTCTGTGATTGAGGCGCAAAGTTTAAGACTCGATGCAGAATCTGAATATAGTCTTGAAAAATTGATTGCTGGTCTGGATGCACTTGGTTACCAACGCGCAAGTTTAGTGGAGGAGGTTGGCCAATACGCAGCACGAGGAATGGTGGTTGATTTCTTCCCACTTAATCTTAAAACCGGGACGAACCTTCCGATTCGTGTGCAATTTTTTGCCGATTTAATTGAGCGGATTTCAAGCTTTGATGCCGAGTCGCAGCGAACGGTTGAGAAGTTAAGCAGTGTTGAAATTCTACCAGTTAAAGAATTCTTAATTTGGCCGACTCAATCTGAGGAAAATTTAAATTCTGAGCAGCAACTCAGCGCGGGTCTTGAGCGTATTCGCAAGCGCGGACTGGAACTTGAAGTTCCGCGTTCAAAGATCGAAGAAGTTACTACTGCAATTGCCAATCAGGAGACATATGCTGGGCTGGAGCACCTGCAAGGGCTGATTGCAGAGAGTAGCTTGGTGCCATTGCTTTCGATCTTTCCTCGAGATACGGAAGTGATTATTTATGACCGTCGCAGCGTTGAAAAAGTAGCCCAGGATTTTTCAGAAATAGTCAATGAAAGATACCAGAAAGCCGTGGCAACATTACGCCTGGTGGCTAGCGTAGAGGCGCATTATTTAGCAGTGCAAGAAGTGCTCAGTGAATTGCTGCAACGGACAGATCTAGAACTCGAATCATTAAGCCTCGTTACGAGCACAACAGATGCGAGTGAAGTCGCAGATAGAATTGGCCGGCGTAATACATTGATTCAAGCCGCCAGCACTAAAGCTAAGCACCAAGAGCGTCCGCTGGAAGGCTTAGTCCAGGAAATTAAACGCCTCGGTAATTCTGGATTTCGTATTGCACTTATTTCCCCATCGACTGTTCGCATGCAGCGCTTAAAACATTTGTTTGCAGAATATAATTTGCCGATTGAAGAATTTACGGGAAGTTTTCCTGCCTGGTTAGCGAGTTCAGCGCCACTTTCGATTCTCGAAGGCTATCTCTCTGAGGGGTTTACCAGCACAGCAGACCGCTTGCAGATTATTTCTGAGGCTGAGATTTTTCCTCAATTACGTGGGCGACGGGCAGGGAAATTAACTGCTAAACGCGCAAGTAGTGTCAAGAAAATACTAGGAAGTCTAGCCCAGCTACAAGTCGATGATTTTGTTGTCCACGAAGACCACGGGATTGGGCTTTATCGCGGGCTTCGCGAAATCGTAGTCGAGGGAAAAATCGGAGATTTTCTTTTTCTTGAGTATGCCGAAGAGGCACGACTTTTTGTTCCGGTTGAGCAGATTGCCCGCATCGAGAAATATATTGGAGCTGAGGGGAGTAAGCCCGTACTTAATCGACTTGGCGGCAGAGTTTGGGAGAAACAAAAGAAGCAAGTTCAAGAGAAAGTCACGGTGCTTGCTGGTAAACTTATTAATCTCTATGCCGCCCGCTCCGTTGCGCAAGGGATTTCACTTGGAACGCCTACAACGGAGGACGAAGCCTTTGCTGAAACATTTCCCTATGCAGAAACTCCCGATCAATTAAACGCGATCACAGCTGTGCTGGAGGACTTGGGTCGCACTCAGCCGATGGATCGACTTGTCTGCGGCGATGTTGGTTTTGGTAAGACCGAGGTTGCGCTCCGTGCTGCCTTTCGTAGTGTTCAAGCTGGCAAGCAAGTTGCAGTGTTAGTGCCGACGACAATTCTTGCTGAGCAGCATCAGCGGACCTTTAGCGAGCGCTTTGCGGACTTTGCTTATAACGTTGAATCGCTAAGTCGTTTTCAAGGAGCAGAGAAAAATAAACAAACCTTAGCAGCGCTTGCTGAGGGCAAGGTCGACATTGTGATTGGCACCCACCGACTTTTACAGAAAGATGTAGAGTTTAAAGACTTAGGATTAGTGATTATCGACGAAGAGCATCGTTTTGGGGTGCAGCACAAAGAAAAGTTAAAAAGTCTACGGCAAGAAGTGCACATTTTGACGCTAACTGCCACTCCGATCCCGCGCACACTGCATATGTCACTATTAGGATTACGTGATTTAAGCGTAATTGAAACTGCACCGCATGACAGGCAAGTGATTCAAACTTTTTTAATGCCCTACTCGGCAACTGTACTACGAGAGGCGCTCTTGCGTGAACTTGGCCGCTCTGGCCAAGCGTTTATTATTCATAACCGCGTTGCTGATATCCAAGCTGTCGCCCAGGAAATTTCAGGGTTCGTGCCCGAAGCAAAAATCGCATTTGCCCACGGACAAATGCCTGAGCGTGAGCTTGAGGCGATCATGCACCGCTTCGTGCAGGGTGAGATCGACGTATTGGTTTCGACTACCATTGTTGAATCTGGACTAGATATCCCGAACGCAAATACGATTATTATTTTGGAGTCCGACAAATTTGGGCTCGCTGAACTTTACCAGTTACGTGGTCGAGTCGGCCGCAGCACACGTCGCGCATTTGCTTACCTCTTTATTTCTGACTCTACGAGTTTAAGTAAGGACGCCAAGAAACGTTTAGATGTTTTGCAGAGTTTAGATGATCTCGGCGTCGGATTCCGGCTCGCTTTACAAGACATGGAAATTCGTGGCGCAGGGAATCTGCTCGGTAAGGATCAGTCGGGAAGCGTCGAATTAGTTGGCTTTGAGCTTTATACGAAAATTTTGGCAGAGGCGATTGATCATTTACGAACTGGTCAAACCACGGACGAGGATCAGCAGGCGGCTTTAACAATTGATCCTGAGATCAAGGTTGGCTTTCCGGCCCATATTCCAGCTGATTATATTCCTGATGTTGGAGAGCGTCTGAGTTTGTATCAACGCCTTGCTGCATGTAAGTCTGAAGCAGAGGCAGCTGAGTATTTATTTGAAATCGAAGACCGTTTTGGTCGTGTTCCAGTCGAAGTAGTTGGCTTGATCGAACTGATGGCATTTCGTGCAATTTTGCAGCAGGCAGGGATTACCACAGCGCGTGGCACCGGGCATAGTCTAACAATTTATTTCCATGAACGCGCGGCAGTAAACCGTGAAAAATTAATACAAGTCGCTCAACAATCGCCGAGTTATCTTAAACTTAGCCCCCAGGGTTCAATTACGCTTCAGCTCGACCAGGAAATTCAGAGTGTTCAGGATTATAGCAAGGCACTTAAAGAGTTTCTTGCAGTTGGGATCATGCAGAAAGATTGTAACTGA
- a CDS encoding SurA N-terminal domain-containing protein, whose translation MFAVILPVYIPRLILMLTAVFFVTHAQAENTKILAEVNGEPVTNADYQIFIESLGKNLDRQDSLAQPTDQPELFQEFLQSVLIAQDAAANGISIGDDEIESYMSQVAAKNSVDKIGLKKLLAEQGLSERGYRLRVKNEILRLKLITKVIRPKVSIDETEDANPQAEDPQQPVAATFQAEQVEQVVENPAGTIHVEQILVSIPKQPSDQQKQEFRAQIKELLEQAFAGADFMSLHRKGYSDLGKLPLTDLREEFQNAIAVAHPLGNYTVVSDPLIGPGGAFIIKASGLNADFYQQILAERKNREAKTEQHNLQASGLEKKILARADQYFSQELPKKYFVDIKTNTEMKKVY comes from the coding sequence ATGTTTGCAGTAATTTTGCCAGTTTATATACCAAGACTTATTCTGATGCTTACGGCTGTTTTTTTTGTAACGCATGCCCAGGCTGAAAACACCAAAATTTTAGCTGAAGTTAATGGTGAACCTGTAACCAATGCCGACTATCAAATCTTTATCGAGTCGCTAGGGAAAAATTTAGATCGACAAGATAGCTTAGCGCAGCCCACAGATCAACCCGAGCTGTTCCAGGAATTTTTGCAGTCAGTATTAATTGCGCAAGATGCTGCGGCAAATGGGATTTCAATCGGTGATGATGAGATTGAATCATATATGTCGCAAGTGGCGGCAAAGAATAGCGTCGACAAGATCGGGTTAAAAAAATTACTTGCAGAGCAGGGATTATCTGAGCGGGGATATCGCTTGCGTGTTAAGAATGAAATTTTACGCCTAAAATTAATCACTAAAGTTATTCGCCCTAAAGTCTCAATCGATGAAACAGAGGATGCCAATCCTCAAGCTGAAGATCCACAGCAGCCAGTGGCGGCAACTTTCCAAGCAGAGCAAGTCGAGCAGGTCGTTGAAAATCCGGCTGGAACGATTCACGTTGAGCAAATTTTAGTTTCAATCCCTAAGCAGCCATCAGATCAACAGAAGCAGGAGTTTCGTGCTCAGATCAAAGAATTATTGGAGCAGGCATTTGCTGGAGCTGATTTCATGTCGTTGCATCGCAAAGGCTATTCCGATTTAGGCAAGTTGCCCCTGACCGATCTGCGAGAGGAATTTCAAAATGCAATCGCCGTTGCGCACCCACTAGGTAATTACACGGTTGTGAGCGATCCCTTAATTGGTCCAGGAGGGGCATTTATTATCAAAGCTTCAGGACTTAATGCTGATTTCTATCAGCAAATCCTTGCAGAGCGCAAAAATCGCGAAGCTAAAACGGAACAGCACAATCTGCAAGCCAGCGGACTAGAGAAAAAAATTCTTGCCCGTGCAGACCAGTATTTCAGTCAAGAGCTCCCGAAGAAATATTTTGTCGATATTAAAACTAATACAGAAATGAAAAAGGTGTACTAA
- a CDS encoding phosphomannomutase/phosphoglucomutase, with translation MILQPAIFREYDIRGVVGKDFDAKFAHALGVVFARQVLQSPYAKNTAEPQTVAVGWDCRLSGPELSSALIAGLRAGGVNVLSCGMGPTPQLYYATFSKNLGGGIQVTGSHNPGDQNGFKMMIGTHTLSGAEIQSLKTLIANADHEQIASAAGILTEWNAREAYIDELVKRSTTHINQAKKLKIVVDGGNGVGGLVGPEVLRRLGCEVIELYTEPDGRFPNHHPDPTVPENIVDLRKAVAQHRADAGIAWDGDADRIGVVSDKGEIIWGDMLLILFGKELQKEIPNPIVIGDVKCSELLFSELEKVGARPIMWKTGHSLIKAKLKETGAHLAGEMSGHIFFAHRYYGFDDALHSSARLVELLSHAAQPLSAMLAELPKMVSTPEIRVDCPEKIKFKVAERAKDLFPEYKTNTIDGVRVSFPDGWGLVRASNTQPVLVMRFEAGSESELNQYQSLFQGRVQKLVQELASAN, from the coding sequence ATGATCTTACAGCCAGCAATTTTTAGAGAATATGATATTCGCGGCGTTGTCGGAAAAGATTTTGACGCAAAGTTCGCCCATGCCCTGGGAGTTGTTTTTGCTCGGCAAGTTTTACAAAGTCCCTATGCGAAAAACACTGCTGAACCTCAGACAGTTGCTGTCGGCTGGGATTGTCGCCTTTCCGGGCCAGAACTAAGTTCTGCCTTGATTGCTGGACTAAGAGCCGGTGGAGTAAATGTGCTTAGTTGCGGCATGGGTCCAACGCCGCAGCTTTATTATGCTACATTTTCAAAAAATCTCGGCGGAGGAATTCAAGTTACCGGAAGTCATAATCCTGGTGACCAGAACGGCTTTAAAATGATGATTGGGACCCATACCTTAAGTGGGGCTGAAATTCAGAGTTTAAAGACACTGATTGCTAATGCTGACCATGAGCAGATTGCCTCGGCTGCAGGAATTTTAACTGAGTGGAATGCCCGCGAAGCTTATATTGATGAATTGGTAAAGCGATCTACAACGCATATCAATCAAGCAAAAAAACTGAAAATCGTAGTTGATGGCGGTAATGGAGTTGGGGGGTTGGTCGGACCGGAGGTTTTACGCCGCCTGGGCTGTGAAGTTATCGAGCTCTACACGGAGCCAGATGGACGCTTCCCGAACCATCATCCAGATCCGACAGTGCCTGAGAATATCGTTGATTTGCGAAAAGCTGTGGCGCAGCATCGTGCAGATGCTGGAATTGCGTGGGATGGAGATGCGGACCGCATCGGAGTTGTTAGCGACAAGGGAGAAATTATTTGGGGCGACATGCTCTTAATTCTCTTTGGCAAGGAACTGCAAAAGGAGATTCCTAATCCAATTGTGATTGGTGATGTGAAGTGTTCAGAGTTGCTTTTTTCTGAGCTTGAGAAAGTCGGCGCGCGACCAATTATGTGGAAGACCGGACATAGTTTGATTAAGGCTAAACTTAAGGAAACAGGTGCTCACTTAGCAGGAGAAATGAGCGGGCATATTTTCTTTGCGCACCGCTATTATGGTTTCGATGATGCACTGCATTCTTCCGCCCGCCTAGTCGAATTGCTCAGTCATGCTGCACAGCCGCTGAGTGCGATGCTTGCGGAACTTCCGAAAATGGTTTCGACCCCAGAAATCCGCGTTGATTGCCCCGAAAAAATAAAATTTAAGGTTGCAGAGCGAGCTAAAGATCTTTTCCCTGAATATAAAACCAACACAATTGATGGTGTGCGAGTAAGTTTCCCCGATGGCTGGGGTTTAGTGCGGGCATCAAATACGCAGCCGGTCTTAGTGATGCGCTTTGAGGCGGGAAGTGAAAGCGAGCTCAACCAGTATCAGTCGCTCTTCCAGGGACGTGTGCAAAAGCTAGTTCAGGAGCTTGCTTCTGCCAATTAA
- a CDS encoding aquaporin has product MKLSRFFAEFIGVFALVFMGVSAIVSNHLSGGALGLVGIALAHGLAIAILVTVAAPISGGHLNPAVSFGLFISGIMNLKETAWYILAQVLGGVAATITVSSLFPADALLQVSYGTPLPGANADYSQAFMAELFATFFLMLAVLGTAVDGRAPKLGGLFIGLAVVMGILAIGPVSGGAMNPARHFGPALFAEYTKTFWVYWAGPMVGAAFAAIIYRNFLND; this is encoded by the coding sequence ATGAAACTGTCCAGATTTTTTGCTGAATTTATTGGCGTTTTTGCTCTAGTTTTCATGGGAGTTTCCGCAATTGTTTCAAATCACTTAAGTGGTGGAGCGTTGGGTTTAGTGGGAATTGCCCTGGCTCATGGATTGGCAATTGCGATTCTTGTTACCGTTGCCGCACCAATTAGCGGAGGCCATTTAAATCCTGCAGTGAGTTTTGGGCTGTTTATTTCTGGAATCATGAATTTGAAAGAAACGGCTTGGTATATTCTCGCCCAGGTATTGGGTGGGGTGGCGGCAACGATTACGGTTTCTTCGTTATTTCCCGCTGACGCATTACTGCAAGTTTCCTACGGAACGCCTCTGCCAGGAGCAAATGCCGATTATTCTCAGGCATTCATGGCCGAGTTATTTGCTACATTCTTCCTGATGCTAGCTGTTTTAGGCACAGCAGTTGACGGGCGCGCGCCAAAGCTGGGCGGACTTTTTATTGGTTTAGCAGTGGTGATGGGGATCTTGGCAATTGGCCCGGTCTCTGGCGGAGCGATGAACCCAGCTCGACACTTTGGACCAGCGCTTTTTGCTGAATACACTAAGACTTTCTGGGTGTATTGGGCTGGGCCGATGGTCGGTGCGGCATTTGCTGCTATCATCTACCGGAATTTCCTGAACGACTGA
- a CDS encoding IS30 family transposase, producing MKRYRHLSLEERQVIYKMRKNRAEIRQIAEALCRHRTTIVRELERNRSQQAYLWCGYDIWQRAKYADESAKQRQKRSHKRLRLKTQEIREFVIEHLCRYGWSPEEIADNINKYLPGAKISARAIRYFIQYEAKELKQYLWREGKVPRQRIAHSRSRFKQAAPPKRSIHERIEAANDRLEAGHLEADLVLSCRSGRGAVLSIIDRKTRHPEYLYIEDLSAESVFKAMVKHLNTLPAWMTRTLTLDNGSEFAVSVFTRLETIFPGLKLYYCDPYKACQRGTVEWSNGRLRKYFPKGTDFSKISLLELEKVTNLLRNRHLKVIQGLTPAQAHALALNRAA from the coding sequence ATGAAGAGATACAGACACTTAAGCCTCGAGGAGAGGCAAGTTATATATAAGATGCGTAAGAATCGGGCGGAGATTCGTCAAATAGCCGAAGCCTTGTGTCGGCATCGAACGACAATAGTGCGTGAGCTTGAAAGAAACCGTAGTCAGCAAGCTTATTTGTGGTGTGGGTATGATATTTGGCAAAGAGCCAAATATGCCGATGAATCAGCTAAGCAAAGGCAGAAGCGTAGTCACAAGCGGCTGCGGTTAAAGACCCAAGAGATCAGAGAGTTTGTGATTGAGCATTTGTGTAGATACGGGTGGAGTCCCGAAGAGATTGCCGACAACATCAATAAATATTTACCTGGGGCAAAAATATCGGCACGAGCAATTAGGTATTTTATTCAGTATGAAGCTAAGGAATTAAAGCAATATTTATGGCGTGAAGGTAAAGTGCCTCGACAAAGAATTGCACATAGTCGTAGCCGCTTCAAACAAGCAGCTCCCCCAAAGCGCAGCATCCATGAGCGGATTGAAGCTGCTAATGACAGACTAGAAGCTGGACATTTAGAGGCAGACTTAGTGCTGTCTTGTCGTAGCGGAAGAGGTGCGGTGCTTTCGATCATTGACCGCAAGACTAGACATCCAGAGTATCTCTATATCGAGGACTTATCAGCAGAGTCTGTTTTTAAAGCCATGGTGAAGCATTTAAACACTCTACCTGCTTGGATGACTAGAACCCTAACTCTTGATAACGGTAGTGAATTTGCAGTTTCAGTATTTACTAGACTGGAAACTATCTTTCCTGGATTAAAACTCTACTACTGTGACCCATATAAAGCTTGTCAGCGTGGCACAGTCGAATGGTCTAACGGTAGATTACGTAAATATTTCCCAAAAGGCACAGACTTTTCAAAAATATCTCTCCTCGAATTAGAAAAAGTTACTAATCTTTTACGTAATCGACATCTGAAAGTTATTCAGGGGCTTACCCCAGCTCAAGCTCACGCGCTTGCATTGAATCGCGCCGCTTAG